A stretch of the Actinoalloteichus fjordicus genome encodes the following:
- a CDS encoding aminotransferase-like domain-containing protein, giving the protein MDDYRAIADQLAADIASGRLRPGDRLPAQRRFARTHRVAASTASRVYGELIRRGLAVGEVGRGTFVRAGRGRPHSALTEPAAQRVDLELNFPMLPEQSGLLAESLGPLLRPDVLGEALRPAVAAGTPESRDAAATLLSRADWRPEPESITFTGGGRQALTAVTAALVGVGERLGVEEFTYPVMKAVAARLGVTLVPIPMDEHGLSPAALAEAHRATPLRAVYLQPTLHNPLGVTMPERRRAELIETTGRLGLPVVEDVVNGFLREDPLPLAAIDAEHVVLVDSMSKRVAPGLTLGFVAAPPGLVPRIASAVRSGGWAAAGFALASATRVITDGTADALARAKRHDAAARQAIVAERLVGFDVAADPAAYHCWWRLPEHWRAETFVAAAARRGIAVTPAAAFVVGTARAPGAVRLALGSPPPETLARALDVLAGLARGTTEDVGVE; this is encoded by the coding sequence GTGGACGACTATCGCGCCATCGCCGACCAGCTGGCCGCCGACATCGCCTCGGGCAGGCTCCGGCCCGGTGACCGGCTGCCCGCGCAGCGCCGGTTCGCCCGCACCCACCGCGTGGCCGCCTCGACCGCCTCCCGCGTCTACGGCGAGCTGATCCGGCGGGGGCTCGCGGTGGGCGAGGTCGGCCGAGGCACCTTCGTCCGGGCAGGCCGGGGGCGCCCGCACTCGGCGCTCACCGAGCCCGCCGCGCAACGAGTCGACCTGGAGCTGAACTTCCCGATGCTGCCGGAACAGTCAGGCCTGCTCGCCGAGAGCCTCGGACCGCTGTTGCGGCCGGACGTGCTCGGCGAGGCGCTGCGGCCTGCCGTGGCCGCCGGAACCCCGGAGAGCCGGGATGCCGCCGCCACGCTGCTGTCCCGCGCGGACTGGCGTCCCGAGCCGGAGTCGATCACCTTCACCGGCGGCGGACGTCAGGCGTTGACCGCCGTCACCGCCGCCCTGGTCGGAGTCGGGGAGCGGCTGGGCGTGGAGGAGTTCACCTACCCGGTGATGAAGGCCGTGGCCGCCCGACTCGGCGTCACGCTTGTGCCGATCCCGATGGACGAGCACGGCCTGAGTCCCGCCGCCCTCGCCGAGGCCCACCGGGCGACGCCGCTAAGGGCGGTCTATCTCCAACCGACGCTGCACAACCCGCTGGGCGTCACGATGCCGGAGCGACGCCGTGCGGAGCTGATCGAGACGACCGGGCGGCTGGGCCTGCCGGTCGTGGAGGACGTGGTCAACGGGTTCCTCCGGGAGGACCCGCTGCCGCTGGCCGCGATCGACGCGGAGCACGTCGTGCTGGTGGACAGCATGTCCAAGCGGGTGGCACCCGGCCTGACCCTGGGCTTCGTCGCGGCCCCGCCCGGGCTCGTGCCCCGAATCGCCTCGGCCGTCCGATCCGGCGGCTGGGCGGCGGCCGGATTCGCGCTGGCCTCGGCCACCAGGGTGATCACCGACGGGACGGCCGACGCCCTGGCGCGGGCCAAGCGCCACGACGCCGCCGCTCGACAGGCGATCGTGGCCGAGCGGCTCGTGGGCTTCGACGTGGCCGCCGATCCCGCCGCCTACCACTGCTGGTGGCGGCTGCCGGAGCACTGGCGGGCCGAGACCTTCGTGGCCGCCGCCGCGCGACGCGGGATCGCCGTCACCCCCGCCGCCGCCTTCGTCGTCGGGACGGCCAGGGCACCGGGCGCCGTCCGGCTAGCGCTGGGCTCTCCGCCGCCGGAGACGCTGGCCAGGGCGCTGGACGTCCTGGCGGGACTGGCGCGCGGGACCACCGAGGACGTCGGCGTGGAGTGA
- a CDS encoding helix-turn-helix domain-containing protein → MFDGHLAGNTTVRRWQLTEALRQLREQAGLTHDQVVAELRKGEGKWSRPKLSRIENREQGVRVREVDQLLDVYQVRDRELRESLLELAGTPKRHGWTVDIQRNLPEDFHRFLMLETALLEHRQFETLLVPGLLQTADYARALISGIDPGLSEDEVERRVVARITRQQILSRTKPPRLHAILDAGLLERPVGGRRVMQRQLRQIAEACEAPNITIQVLPKSVGASPALEGPFSILTLPDPIPDVGYADAPGRAVYFEDRDHVRTYTLRFGALSEQALTQSESVSLINTVATNVERDE, encoded by the coding sequence ATGTTCGACGGCCACCTGGCTGGCAACACCACTGTTCGACGATGGCAGCTCACCGAGGCCTTGCGTCAACTGCGGGAACAGGCGGGACTTACCCACGATCAGGTCGTAGCCGAGCTACGCAAGGGCGAAGGAAAGTGGTCTCGCCCGAAGCTGTCGCGAATCGAGAACCGCGAGCAAGGCGTTCGAGTTCGCGAGGTCGACCAGCTTCTCGATGTGTATCAGGTGCGAGACCGGGAACTTCGTGAGTCCCTGCTCGAACTCGCAGGAACCCCGAAGCGCCACGGCTGGACAGTGGACATCCAGAGGAACCTGCCCGAGGACTTCCATCGCTTCCTGATGCTCGAAACCGCTCTGCTGGAACACCGACAGTTTGAGACGCTGTTGGTTCCAGGCCTCCTTCAAACCGCCGACTACGCTCGTGCACTGATCAGCGGCATCGACCCGGGATTGAGCGAAGACGAGGTAGAGCGTCGGGTGGTCGCCCGTATCACGCGCCAACAGATCCTGAGCCGCACCAAGCCACCCCGTCTGCACGCGATCCTCGATGCAGGACTTCTAGAACGTCCGGTCGGTGGCCGTCGGGTAATGCAACGTCAACTGCGACAGATCGCCGAGGCCTGCGAGGCACCCAATATCACCATTCAGGTACTCCCGAAGTCCGTGGGTGCAAGCCCTGCATTGGAAGGCCCGTTCTCCATCCTCACGCTCCCGGACCCGATCCCCGACGTCGGCTACGCCGACGCGCCTGGACGCGCCGTGTACTTCGAAGATCGCGACCATGTGCGAACGTACACCTTGCGCTTCGGTGCTCTCTCCGAGCAGGCTTTGACGCAGAGCGAATCAGTATCATTGATCAACACAGTTGCGACGAACGTCGAGCGAGACGAATGA
- a CDS encoding LysR family transcriptional regulator — protein sequence MEFRLLRYFVTVAEERHFGRAAVRLHMTQPPLSRAIRQLEADLGVVLLHRSATGIELTAAGASLYSDAAALLERVEQARARATAAAETTTLTVGTLSDGAGEAGPRLAATFRLRHPEVSIRFREADFTDPTTGLRNGLVDVALTRSPFDDTGISRRVLRSDQVGAVLRTDDPLAGRDSLRLADLAGRRWFQLPEGTDPIWSEYWNGATPVGERPAGPVVRTVTECIQAVLWNGAVGIAPITHALPDGLILAPIVDMPPSPLVVAWSTARESPLIRSFVQISVQAYRSAST from the coding sequence ATGGAGTTCCGGCTGCTGCGCTACTTCGTCACCGTCGCCGAGGAGCGACACTTCGGGCGAGCGGCAGTCCGGCTGCACATGACGCAGCCGCCCCTGAGCCGGGCCATCAGGCAGCTGGAGGCCGATCTAGGGGTGGTGCTCCTGCACCGATCGGCCACCGGCATCGAGCTCACCGCCGCCGGAGCCTCCCTGTACTCGGACGCCGCTGCCCTGCTGGAACGGGTCGAGCAGGCCCGCGCCCGCGCGACGGCCGCCGCGGAGACCACGACACTCACCGTCGGCACGCTCTCCGACGGCGCAGGGGAGGCCGGGCCCCGGCTGGCCGCGACGTTCCGCCTGCGCCATCCCGAGGTGTCGATCCGATTCCGGGAAGCGGACTTCACCGACCCCACCACCGGACTGCGTAACGGGCTGGTCGACGTGGCACTCACCCGATCGCCCTTCGACGACACCGGCATCAGCAGGCGTGTGCTGCGCTCCGACCAGGTGGGCGCCGTGCTGCGCACGGACGACCCCCTCGCAGGCCGCGACTCCCTCCGCCTGGCCGACCTCGCAGGCCGCCGCTGGTTCCAACTGCCCGAGGGCACGGATCCGATCTGGTCCGAGTACTGGAACGGCGCGACGCCGGTCGGCGAACGACCCGCAGGTCCGGTGGTGCGCACCGTTACCGAGTGCATACAGGCCGTACTGTGGAACGGCGCGGTCGGCATCGCGCCGATCACGCACGCGCTGCCCGACGGGCTGATCCTGGCTCCGATCGTCGACATGCCTCCGAGCCCGCTCGTCGTCGCCTGGTCGACCGCGCGGGAGAGCCCGTTGATCCGCTCCTTCGTCCAGATCTCCGTCCAGGCATACCGGTCGGCGTCGACGTAG
- a CDS encoding ADP-ribosylglycohydrolase family protein, which translates to MTTDPRSRALASLRGLALGDALGSQFFVPDNRTRLDERRLPPAPWQWTDDTEMACSVVAVLAEHGRIDQDALAASFAMHHDFDRGYGPSTNRLLRLIREGGSWRELVADTFDGRGSWGNGAAMRIAPLGAWFAGDPVRAAREATLSAEATHAHPEGIAGAVAVAVAASLLAGADRSEPADLLDAVLALTPAGRVHDGIATARELLPVASASLVARQLGNGSRTSAQDTVPFALWAALTRLDDFREAFWTTASVGGDVDTTCAIVGGIVAAGGVEPPFEWGALCEALPEWSLTPGAG; encoded by the coding sequence ATGACCACTGACCCTCGATCCCGAGCATTGGCCTCGCTGCGCGGTCTGGCGCTCGGCGACGCTCTCGGCTCCCAGTTCTTCGTCCCCGACAATCGCACCCGACTCGACGAACGCCGCCTGCCGCCCGCGCCGTGGCAGTGGACCGACGACACCGAGATGGCCTGCTCGGTCGTCGCCGTCCTCGCCGAACACGGCCGGATCGATCAGGACGCCCTGGCGGCGAGCTTCGCCATGCACCATGACTTCGATCGCGGCTACGGGCCGTCGACCAATCGGCTGCTGCGGCTGATCAGGGAAGGCGGCTCGTGGCGCGAGCTGGTGGCCGACACCTTCGACGGCCGGGGTTCGTGGGGCAACGGCGCGGCGATGCGGATCGCGCCGTTGGGCGCCTGGTTCGCCGGTGATCCGGTGCGTGCCGCGCGGGAGGCGACACTCTCCGCCGAGGCCACCCACGCTCACCCCGAGGGGATCGCGGGCGCGGTGGCGGTGGCCGTCGCGGCGTCCCTGCTGGCAGGCGCCGATCGGTCCGAGCCTGCGGACCTGCTTGACGCCGTGCTCGCGCTGACCCCGGCGGGCCGGGTCCACGACGGCATCGCCACGGCGCGCGAGCTGCTGCCCGTCGCCTCGGCCTCCCTCGTTGCCCGGCAGCTGGGCAACGGCTCCCGGACCAGCGCGCAGGACACCGTTCCCTTCGCACTGTGGGCGGCCCTCACCAGGCTCGACGACTTCCGCGAGGCGTTCTGGACCACCGCGAGTGTGGGCGGCGACGTCGACACGACCTGTGCGATCGTCGGCGGCATCGTCGCGGCGGGCGGGGTCGAGCCGCCGTTCGAGTGGGGCGCGCTCTGCGAGGCGCTGCCCGAGTGGAGCCTCACGCCGGGCGCGGGCTGA
- a CDS encoding MBL fold metallo-hydrolase codes for MPSEPLTHDPVVEISQVEELADDLVVLPNRGVELVPNIGVIGGDHSVLVVETGLGPRNAEKVLAFASEYAKGRRLYLTTTHFHPEHAFGAQAFAGEATYLVNGAQAADLADKGPGYLEMFRGLGAQVARQLNGVEPATPDLVYDDTYHLDLGGRVVQLRATGRAHSKGDQVVSVPDADVLFTGDLVETGRFSIFPWFPPYDVDVSGLRWIEVLRRLIDTGPRVVVPGHGDVSGPRLLADVRDYLELLRDETWVRRDSAMSEETIIAEVEALMTERHPEWAGQEWIGKGIGCFCTEHA; via the coding sequence ATGCCTTCCGAACCTCTCACCCACGACCCGGTCGTCGAGATCAGCCAGGTCGAGGAACTCGCCGACGACCTGGTGGTACTCCCGAACCGAGGGGTCGAACTCGTGCCCAACATCGGTGTCATCGGCGGCGACCACTCCGTGTTGGTCGTCGAGACCGGTCTGGGGCCGCGCAACGCCGAGAAGGTCCTCGCCTTCGCCTCGGAGTACGCCAAGGGCCGCAGGCTGTACCTGACCACGACGCATTTCCACCCCGAGCACGCTTTCGGTGCGCAGGCCTTCGCAGGTGAGGCGACCTACCTCGTCAACGGCGCGCAGGCGGCGGACCTCGCCGACAAGGGGCCGGGTTATCTGGAGATGTTTCGCGGCCTCGGCGCCCAGGTGGCGCGGCAGTTGAACGGCGTCGAGCCCGCCACGCCGGACCTGGTCTACGACGACACCTATCACCTCGACCTCGGCGGCCGGGTCGTCCAGCTGCGTGCCACCGGGCGCGCCCACAGCAAGGGCGACCAGGTGGTGAGCGTCCCCGACGCTGACGTCCTGTTCACCGGCGATCTGGTCGAGACCGGCCGGTTCTCGATCTTCCCCTGGTTTCCGCCGTATGACGTCGACGTCTCGGGGCTGCGGTGGATCGAGGTGCTGCGAAGACTGATCGACACCGGCCCGCGGGTGGTGGTGCCCGGCCACGGCGATGTCTCCGGACCTCGGTTGCTGGCCGATGTCCGGGACTATCTTGAGCTGTTGCGCGATGAGACCTGGGTACGGCGGGACTCGGCGATGTCCGAGGAGACGATCATCGCCGAAGTCGAGGCGCTGATGACCGAACGGCATCCGGAATGGGCCGGGCAGGAATGGATCGGGAAGGGCATCGGCTGCTTCTGCACGGAGCACGCCTGA
- a CDS encoding alpha/beta fold hydrolase yields MRTLSHEDGTTAYRDVGEGPPVLLVHGHPFDGSMWDPQVEHLAAAGRRVIVPDLRGYGRSAVTAGEVTLDVFARDLAALLDHLDVERVVLGGLSMGGQIVMEFHRLFPERISGLLLAAASARADDTEGRQSRVDTAERIEWEGMAGYSDELLPRMIAPTTVATDPQVVAHVRRMMRGAPATGAAAALRGRARRQDYVASLAGVSVPTLIVVGTEDDFTPVAEAELMHERITGSTLAVIEGAGHLPNLERTAEFHEALACLLTASDTTREATA; encoded by the coding sequence ATGCGCACCCTGTCGCACGAGGACGGCACCACCGCCTACCGCGACGTCGGCGAGGGGCCGCCGGTCCTGCTCGTCCACGGCCACCCCTTCGACGGCTCGATGTGGGACCCGCAGGTCGAGCACCTCGCCGCCGCCGGGCGCCGAGTGATCGTCCCCGACCTGCGCGGTTACGGACGGAGCGCCGTCACCGCAGGCGAGGTGACCCTGGACGTCTTCGCCCGTGACCTCGCTGCTCTACTGGACCACCTCGACGTCGAGCGGGTGGTGCTGGGCGGGCTGTCGATGGGCGGCCAGATCGTCATGGAGTTCCACCGGCTGTTCCCCGAGCGGATCAGCGGACTGCTGCTGGCGGCCGCCTCGGCCAGGGCCGACGACACCGAGGGCAGACAGTCCCGCGTCGACACCGCCGAGCGGATCGAGTGGGAGGGCATGGCCGGCTACTCCGACGAGCTGCTCCCCCGGATGATCGCGCCCACCACCGTCGCCACCGACCCGCAGGTCGTCGCGCACGTCCGGCGGATGATGCGCGGCGCCCCCGCCACGGGGGCCGCCGCCGCGCTGCGCGGCCGCGCCCGGCGACAGGACTACGTCGCATCGCTGGCAGGCGTCTCGGTGCCGACGCTGATCGTCGTGGGAACCGAGGACGACTTCACCCCGGTCGCCGAGGCGGAGCTGATGCACGAGCGGATCACCGGCTCGACGCTCGCCGTCATCGAGGGCGCGGGCCACCTGCCGAACCTGGAGCGGACGGCGGAGTTCCACGAGGCACTCGCCTGCCTGCTGACGGCATCCGACACCACGAGGGAGGCGACGGCATAA
- a CDS encoding DUF397 domain-containing protein, with amino-acid sequence MDIEGAHWRKSSFSGGGGPGNGNCIEVAAFPDGSIALRDSKNPAGGVICFSGTEVSDWITSIKAGRFDHLG; translated from the coding sequence ATGGACATCGAGGGCGCTCACTGGCGCAAGAGCAGTTTCTCCGGCGGCGGCGGGCCCGGCAACGGAAACTGCATCGAGGTGGCGGCGTTCCCGGACGGGAGTATCGCCCTCCGCGACAGCAAGAACCCCGCTGGCGGAGTCATCTGCTTCAGCGGCACCGAGGTCAGCGACTGGATCACCAGCATCAAGGCTGGCAGGTTCGACCATCTGGGCTGA
- a CDS encoding methyltransferase domain-containing protein — protein MTADPSAPAWRALFEEVRRAVFIPDTIWVDVSNEPGYRAVSRHRDRTAWETAVAANRPVVTQINLGEPHRAGGENFPTSSSSQPSIVADMLAALDPQPGDSVLEIGTGTGWNAALLKHRVGPAGHVTTIEVDPGLAEAARAALDASGFTARVVTGDGEAGCPVAAPFDRVISTASVREVVPRAWLEQLRPGGRLVTPWSTDYATGALLAIDLGANGVAGGRFATRLSFMRLRAHRRGLFGWEPDEATIARAAVRITECRNIDLDRMLDPARGNLAIGVRLHDVSLALGRDRHGPGHHVVELDDATTRSFARLDWPTAAAEPFTVGQFGPRRLWDEAEDAYDWWYERGQPGPERLGLTIDLASGRQIAWLDDPDTIVRTWWLPRS, from the coding sequence ATGACGGCTGATCCCTCGGCGCCCGCGTGGCGGGCGTTGTTCGAGGAGGTGAGGAGGGCGGTGTTCATCCCGGACACCATCTGGGTCGATGTCTCGAACGAGCCGGGTTACCGCGCGGTGTCGCGCCACCGCGACCGCACGGCGTGGGAGACGGCGGTCGCCGCGAATCGGCCGGTGGTCACCCAGATCAACCTCGGCGAGCCACACCGTGCGGGCGGGGAGAACTTCCCGACGTCCTCGTCGAGCCAGCCGAGCATCGTGGCGGACATGCTCGCGGCGCTCGATCCGCAGCCTGGTGACTCGGTGTTGGAGATCGGCACCGGCACCGGTTGGAACGCGGCCCTGCTGAAGCACCGGGTCGGCCCGGCCGGACACGTCACCACGATCGAAGTCGATCCGGGACTCGCCGAGGCCGCTCGCGCGGCGCTCGACGCCTCGGGATTCACCGCCCGCGTGGTCACTGGAGACGGTGAGGCAGGCTGTCCGGTGGCGGCTCCGTTCGATCGGGTGATCTCCACCGCCTCGGTGCGGGAGGTCGTCCCGAGGGCCTGGCTCGAGCAGTTGCGTCCCGGCGGTCGGCTGGTCACCCCGTGGAGCACCGACTACGCCACGGGCGCCCTGCTCGCCATCGACCTCGGGGCGAACGGCGTCGCGGGCGGCCGGTTCGCTACCCGGCTGTCCTTCATGCGGCTGCGGGCGCATCGGCGCGGGCTGTTCGGGTGGGAGCCGGACGAGGCCACGATCGCCCGCGCGGCGGTCCGAATCACCGAATGCCGCAACATCGACCTGGACCGGATGCTCGACCCCGCGCGAGGCAACCTGGCCATCGGCGTCCGGCTGCACGACGTGTCCCTGGCACTCGGCCGTGACCGGCACGGCCCCGGCCACCACGTTGTCGAGCTGGACGATGCGACGACGCGCTCCTTCGCCCGCCTCGACTGGCCGACGGCTGCCGCCGAGCCGTTCACCGTCGGCCAGTTCGGCCCACGTCGCCTCTGGGACGAGGCCGAAGACGCCTATGACTGGTGGTATGAACGCGGTCAGCCCGGCCCGGAACGGCTCGGCCTCACCATCGACCTCGCCTCCGGTCGCCAGATCGCATGGCTGGACGATCCCGACACCATCGTCCGTACCTGGTGGCTACCGAGAAGCTGA